Part of the Bicyclus anynana chromosome 3, ilBicAnyn1.1, whole genome shotgun sequence genome is shown below.
TAAGTCTAGAAAATGTAAAGACTAATTAAATTCATAGCTGACCGTTCATTCAAAACCCATAATAATTGCTCCGCTTGGGAGGTCGTTAAGTGTCGCATCTGAATAATATAATCATTGGCAGTTCGCCCTTCCAAAGCAAAACGCGGGGCGCGATATATAGCTTGAAAGTTGCGAGGTCGTTTCGTTGTGAACAGTTCACGCAATACGAGACCTCACGCCGTCACTTCTAAACTTTAAGGTAAAAATTATGcacaattgaaaatatattagaaatatttttaatttcattaattattttgtaagataATGAGATTCAATTAGACTTCTTTTTAACACACTTCCTTTCATTTATCCGTTTTGAATATTTGCatgttatttaacaatttatttaacaattgcATCTTCTGTTAtttacaataaagatatttaaagttaatttaaaaacttattattttaatatttgattaaaatttaattcgtaatTGTTCAATTGTTTCATAGACTACTTAAAAATCTCcgcgaaaatattttttaattttatcgtaAATAATTAGCTACGTAAGCTTTTTGagctattttaatattttaataacttataaAGTACCTCTAACTATAtggatatttaaatattttatagtatgataatattattatgaatgtttttttttgccaaACCTATTGGTAGCCAATAGccaatgaaataatttattaccattTGCGGTGCGCCATTGAAATCCTAGGTCAACGTTAATTAAAATACGAGTACTATGTAACTAACATAGGAGGTCATGTTCATTGTCAAATGACTATCTGTGgaactttaaacaaaaaagattgTACATTTTGAAGGCAATCGCCGACTGCCGCCAAACTTTGGGTCTTTCAACACACTAAACGTTAGGATATGATTATGAAAAACGGAAAGGTCCATGACATAGTTTAGCATACGATTTTACGATGTTGTTTTATAtactctcttttttttttttttttttattgagaaagaatacaataaggaacttaagctaacttatcctaataactatacaaatcatgcccacgtggaatggtggcaagaatactggctgcatttccgcgctggacagccaggctgatcctttgcgcaaaaaatgagccagcccttctgtcaccagtcgaggcaacaagccgcggtgaaatagtacggaaaaattttttggcactgcgactccatggcccaagggtctccacggcaaaaggtacaaatatgtaactctctgtcagagaggcatacttgagccataCTCTCTTGATATATTTCTTCTGaaaaattccattttatttaatttacaaattcaTTTGAAGAATACTTATTTACGTTACGGcgacctccgtgacgcagtggtttgcgcggtggatttacaaggcggaggtcctgggttctatccccggctgggctgattgaggttttcttaattggtccaggtctggctggtgggaggctagttaccaccctaccgacaaagacgtaccgccaagcgatttagcgttccggtacgatgtcgtgtagaaaccgaaaggaatgtggatttcatcctactcctaacaagttagccaaaCAAAactctataaaattaaaaaaaacaatttctaaataatgtttatcgaccgcttttaatttttttttattatagtttaataaatacgagtgattatagatatagattaaatgtaggttttaaataaaattcctcctccaattaGTGGATACGAGTACGACAATAGTTGAGTGGGCCAGGATTGAACCTACGACCCTCTCGATCTTATGATAAGCGAGGTCTATCGCTTCGGAATCCCTACAGTGGATGTACTGAGGCGATAaaattaacaaagatattatttcCACCGGGAAAAGaaaagaaccgtgatagcccggtggatataacctctgcctccgatcccagagggtgtaggttcgaatccagtccggggcatgcacctccaacttttcagttatgtgcattttaagaaattaaataccaggTTTCTCACACGGTTTagaaaaaacatcgtggaaAACCTGCGtgtctaagaattttcttaattttctaggtgtgtgaagtctgccaatttggcctaacccttctcattctgagagcagactcagcagtgagccgaatatgggttgataatgatgatgatgattatgatgattatttCCTAATTCACAGATTCAAGATGTGGTTCGCGTATTTCACTACAATGGTGGCGTTGGCGACGGTAGCCAGCGGGTTCCGTCACGGCGCGCCAGAGAGTGCTTGTAAGCACATGACCCCGGGGCATGGGGTGCCGCCCCAGTCGACGATTCCGCCATACGTTATAACCCCCAGTACCAAGGTGAGAACTGAGACAATAAACAAAGGACAACGGCACAGATAACATATGTACAAGAACTTAGAACGGGTAGAATCGTacccgatttgtgaaaaaccctAACTCGATATTTCtctagaaacaaaaataaaacattagttattttacacctaataataattttaattaactgttcataaattaataaatttaattaatacgtttagaacttagaacaattacatacatagttttattatcttttgaataatattttacaaatttatttccaGTAGATTcctacaactggaaaatatgacAATGCCCACAATAACTATTCCACTCTATTTTATAACTGTACGGCCTGGGTAtagttttcatattttagtgCCCGTTGTCCTTTAcctcacttaccaccaggtgagattgtagtcaagggctaacttgtaaaagaataaaaaaaataaaaaaaaatctaacttaAAGTGCCTTCTTTTACCAGACTGTCAAAGCCGGCACCCCCATGGAAGTGACGATCTCTGGCAAGTCCAGTAAGGACACCATCCGAGGGATCATGCTGCAAGTACGCGGCTCTGACGACAAAATCGTGGGAACCTTCAAGGTGGATCCTCAAGACTCTATCTCCCAGCCCATGAAGTGCGATGCCCAAGGAGTAAGTTAATTTCACCTCCATACTATCTGTTAACGGACACGCGTGACTTCGTCtacgtttttcacaaatcctgcgggaaccgtAGATTTTTCGGGATCAAAAGTAtatgttattaaaatcggtttagccttGCCAAAGATTCGTTACAAACAGAAAGATTGTCTATTTATCCGTGATAATTTTTGGAACGGCTAACTAACATTTTAAGAAGCTTTTgagttttagtatcgtgtaaaacCATAAGcacagaatattattttaaaatcgcaGACAGTTCTGACAGACagttctgatcagtttgaaggtggtgccaactGCAAATCCAGTGTCTTgttagaaggtagcacatagataagatgttattttttgcattatagtttaggttaatttttgagttagaagtgagttgaatttttttaatcaaaaattttcatcacgctaccaTCAATAACGTAGATGGGagaaacgggagaagttactccatttttttacagcgatactactgtaagggctagaTTAAAGAAGTATAAGGGCGGTCCGCTagctaaaaataaaacgttTGTTTTTCATTGCCTGAAAATAGAACTAGAGATTCTGTTGAAATATTTATACTAGTAGTAGGTAGTCTAAGTTTATATTTCTGAAGCACTTAgtaataaatgtaggtacataatacattaataaCTTAAGTTAAAATGTTCTTGTATTCCTTATCGGTTATCCGCATCAATGTCCTAAAGTAACTAGATacttaaactattatttaaatGCTTTGAACTTCCTTGTTACAATTAATTGTGATTCTATTATTGTTGCGAGCCAGTGTGCTTATAAAAACTAACAGCAATAaatttatactcgtaagtacTTATCCATTGTTGTTAAAAGACCTTCGCGTTCTAACTAGCTTTTTAGAGTCTTTGCGGactaagttaaaaattaaaattgtatgaCAGCGTGCTCCTAAGCGTAAAAATTATACAGCAGTTCCTTGTTTCACTACTGTCCTTCTGTCTTGGgaattaaattcagttttttcaaGTAAACCAGCTAGCATATTCaccattttggtctttattatcaatttgttaaaataaacatcaaatcaattgacaaaatgtcatctacatactcgtattgtatgatatccaccagtaagcatcggatgacatttgttacttataaatttataatctctatttcgtatacgtcaaagatgacatttctcaattgatttgatgtatattttaatagttattagCAGAGTAAAGGTATTTACTGTGGTATTAGATTGGTATTTatataccaaaatagtgaataggtcagctgaAAAGCCGTTACTTTTTTGTTATCACTGTCTCGCAGAATTGTTTAGTTACGCTCGTATACAACCTTTTTTAACATTCTATTTTTACCCAGTAATAAATGCTGCTTGGTGTTTTTTCGTATTATAGTATAATACCTTTATCTATAAAAGAAGCATCTTGAAGAATCATAAATCATGTTGCTCACGACCTTACTAGACTTCGATGTTGTAATCTTACAAATGCTGGGAAGCCATCATTTTGAGGACTTCGTTTTATCTAgactttatattatatagaggtaaggtttgtgaggttgtaggactacgaagtaatctctggatgtagaTACTAagcagattttgaaaattattttactaattgaaAGCCACGATATTTGTGTTATAGGCTATACCTATTAAAACCCGGTATTCCCACTGGCCACTGGctattaagagccgtgatagcccagtgaatatgacctgtgcctctgattccggatggtgtaggttcgaatccagggtATGCATCtcccacttttcagttatgtgcattttaggaaattaattacgtgtctcaaacggtgaagaaaaacatcgtgaggaaacctgcatacctgagaattttcttaattctcttcgtgtgtgaagtctgccaatccgcattgggccagtgtgatgAACTATTTGactaaacccctctcattctgagaggagattcgagctcaccagtgagccgaatatgggttgatattgattgaTCGATTCAGAAGCGCGCGATTcaatacgcgggtaaaaccacggggcTTCTGCTAACAAAATGTATAAGGAGAATGCAGATAGATACTCTGGATCTATACTAGTCTAAGTACTTATAGTATGAAGTCTAGGATCACAAGTAGACATAGTTAGATACTCATTATTCGGTAAGAATTTAAATGTCAATACAAATTGGCTATTCAACGAATATTGTACAATTATTTGCGGTGCGTATTAGTAATTCTAGTGATTTGTTGTAGGCAgtgtatatacatatttttgttgtaagtaATTGTAGCTTTTGACCTCTCCTGCGTAGTAGCGAGTAGGTAATTCACCTCGCATGCCAATCAACTATTTCTCGGTAGtcaaatacaatatatttttttagttaccaTGTTTTTACATACAGGACAAAAGTGGTAATGTTTTATGGTTCAACTCAAATGGGTTCTACTAAAAATTAATCTATTTTACCAATttctaaattactaattaatttgattaaaccttcttataaatttttaatttagttgaacCAGGATTAACTTGAGAAGATAACGCttttacaacttaattaataactcCGAAAAAACGACCCAAGAATCGAATCCTGAAGGTACCATGATCTAAAGTCACTTAGAATAACCAGTGGACATAGGTATCTACTTACTTATCATTCCATAGTTAATCATACATAACATAGGAagtataatatattgattttagaGCAGCCTTAAAATACTTGGATGGTTGAGAGTCTCGACGAGAGGTTCTGAAACTTCATTTTtccatagaccactttcaaaatCTAGCTGGTTGCGGTGGACTCCTTGCTTCATTACCATTTcccaaatatcaaaaaaatacctaatgtCTAACTAACTATAGATACTTTCGTTGCGGctccaaacaacaaaattttcagttttcgaaAACTTAGTGAGATTTGATTgctgaattaaataattaattgtgctGAGAGTAGTTGTGCACAGCACAAGGATCCAAAAATTCtcacttgttttatttagacAACGACCAATTCAGTATGAAACTAGATAAAGTTTCATGGACCCCCCGTTAAAATCCATTTTTTTGGTGACGCCAACGTAGACCCCTGTTGAGTCTCCTGTGGACACCTTGACCACTTTGGGAACTATTGGTCTAAACCCTTGAAACCTGATCTTCTAAAGCATTATACGAGTATGGTAGTTAGTACAGGCTGACAAACTTCCGTTCTTCCTAAAATGAagtgtctggctatcgcaggctctcggtccATTGGTCAACTTGCCCAGTGTAAAATGACTAGCGGTCCCTTAAACTTGGTAGAACctttagaccttcttaatccagCCGTCAAAAAATCCGTTCATAGTGGACGCTGTCTGCAAAAATCTCTGTATTTCAAGAAGTTTTCGATATTTCTGGTGACGCTTTTAGATATACCAatttatggcaggcgtccacagagtacgtatcggacgcattagacggatttaaaatttttcggtagataaaatctgttcgatgcggatctgtggacgcctgatAAAAGATCATTTAGATTTGTAATGTACACGTACAAACTATTGATCGCCCGACTGTCTcgagaggcttgtatttatagactactCAATGCAATATTGCAATGTTGGTATATTGACAGTGTTCGTCACGTGTCACAGACTGTATCCTGCTGTCAGAATATTGACTTCCGGTAACAATACTGAATTCTAGTCATGAACAGTCTGTA
Proteins encoded:
- the LOC112058274 gene encoding putative defense protein Hdd11, with protein sequence MWFAYFTTMVALATVASGFRHGAPESACKHMTPGHGVPPQSTIPPYVITPSTKTVKAGTPMEVTISGKSSKDTIRGIMLQVRGSDDKIVGTFKVDPQDSISQPMKCDAQGDTVTHKLHDEKDDKQTVYYTWTPPAGYNDIVKFRATIVKTGEVFWVGLESAPVKVTL